The Oryctolagus cuniculus chromosome 12, mOryCun1.1, whole genome shotgun sequence genomic interval aggaggcaggggctgaagaggaaggcaggagaggcaAAGGGCTGCCCGGGACAGGGCACGGAAAGGGAAACTCACCCAGCCTGGATGGCAGCGCTTAGGACCCAGCACCGGTGGCAAGGAGCCCCCAGCTGGGGCCTTTCATCCTCCCGGCCAGCGTGGCGCcctggaaaggggagggggagatcaGAAGCCGGCAGGGAAGGCCAGGGACCGCGgtctggcctgggaagggcaggtgCTGCAGCTCCTGGGACTGGGCCCCGGCCTCCAGCTCGCCAGCTGTGTGGCCGAGTCCATGTTTAATGACTGTCCTCCGGGAAACCCAGGGCCAAGGGCTTCCTGCCGacaccagctccagtcctggctcccccGAGGGCAGCCCAAAGGCCCAGCTCCTCCCTTACCCCCACCCTCAGCCTGTCTCCAAccccgcccgcctgcctgccagGTTGGGGATCTCACGGGTCAGGCCGCGGCCGGGATCCGGGCCGTTTCCTggtgcaggagctgggagggagggagagagggaggaagggagggaaggaaggagggaggagaaaggggggtGGCAGGAAGGAGGGCCCGGCGCCGGGTGATGATGGGGCCCAGAGATGCGTCCAgagagaggggcggggccgggacgcAGGCCTGGGAAGGGCCACAGCTAGGGAAGAGAGAGGGCcgctgaaaggcagaaaggggcCGGACAGAGCAGGCACCGTGGGCCTAGCTGGGCTTCTGAGCCCCGTGAACTGCCCAATGCAGTGCCCTGCGCCTGGGGACATCGCAGAGCGAATCCAGCATTTGCAGAAGGTCTGTGCCGTTCCAGGTACTTGTGGAACTTTTCCAGCCTGCactgtgtgcctgggaaggaagagcAGCCCCCACCACGCTGGGAACTGCCTGGCTGTGGTGTGCCTCACCTTGGTGAGCTTGCAGACATCACAGGGACACCAGACCTTTCCCACTCCTCTCCAGCCCCACgaccttgaaccagtgctctctCTTTGAGGGCTGGGGCTTCCGGGAGCCTGGACACGGATAGCCAGTGGTTCCTGCAGGTACTCTCTCTACATCTTCTCCTTCTGTACTCCGATGGATTTTTTTGtcgattattattattattttttttacccaACACATGAGCTCACGTTCTTCACTATGAGAAACATCACACAATAAAGAAGTAGAGTATTAAAACACGAGTTCTCAACTATGTGAATATAGACACACGCACACCCACCACACAAGTCCACCTCTCTCCTTGCAGGCTGACAATGCTAAAAGGCATGTTTATCATTCCagatctcgtgtgtgtgtgtgtgtgtgtgtcttacacATGCCCATGTGTGTATATAGAACCTGAAGCCATCATAAAGGCACCATACGCACCTTGACCCAGCCCTTCCTTGGTCTCCTTGGAGCTGACAATTCCTTGAACTCTTCTTGTGCTTGCTGAGAGCCCTGACCAAAGGCCAGAAAGAGGCAACTCAgttcctctcccttttttttaattttttttatttttttgacaggcagagtggacagtgagagacagagagaaaggtcttcctttgccattggttcaccctccaatggccgctgcggccggcgggctgcaaccggcgcaccgcgctgatccgaaggcgggagccaggtgtttctcctgatctcccatgcgggtgcagggcccaagcacttgggccatcctccactgcactccctggccacagcagagaggtggactggaagaggggcaactgggacagaatccggcgcctcgaccaggactagaacccggggtgctggcgccacaggtggaggattagcctattgagccgcggcgttggtcagttcctctctttttctattccttttgcTTCTACTTCCAGTCCAAGCCTTGGTATTCCCATCTGCCTTTATGGTCACTAGAGAagcaaatttttttctgtagccATAGTGGTAACAACACATTTTGAGAACTTATTAGGTGCTAAGTGCTTTCCTTACATGTATAGCATTTTATCCTCACCCCAGTCCATATGCAGCTGCACGCCCAGTGTATGGGTAAGGAAACAGAGGCTTAGAGAGGTTAATTTGCCCAGAGCTGCAAACCGCTCAGCAAACCTGGTATTCAAGCTAATTCTGTCTGACCTGAAAGTCTGTCTGTGTTACTTTAAGATCACCTCTTCCCTTCAGGTTGCCAGGTTCTCGTAGTCTGAATCCACAACCTTTATGAGTCCaccctcagctgctgcctctgttCCAAAGGCACAGCTTCTCTACTCCTTTACAGCTGTCTCTTTTCAACCACCCTCATTTCCTCTTTGCTCTTGGGCCAATCATTCTGGCAAGGTTGCCGCCTTCTTTAAAGAAAGACCTAGTCTAGGCTTTTATTTCAAACCTAGCTTTTTCCAAGAAATTTACTTGAACCAAAAAACCATTTTGTTATTTCAAGTAAATATCCTAAAAGATGCAAACATGTacatctacttctttttttttttaaagatttatttatttgacaggcagagttacagatagtgagagacagagagaaaggtcttccttccgttggttcactccccaaatggctgctacggcaggagctgcaccgatctgaagccaggagccaggtgcttcctcccggtctcccgtgtgggcacaggggcccaagcacttgggccatcctccactgccttcccaggccacagcagagagctggactggaagaggagcaacgaggactaaaaccagcgcccatatggaatgccggtgccgcaggcagaggattaacctagtgcaccacagcgctggtcccccccccttttttttttaaataaagatttatttatttacttggaagtcaaagagagagagagagagagagagagagaggtctcccatccgctggtttactccccagttggccacaatgaccggagctgtgccgattcaaagctaggagccaggagcttcttccaggtctcccaagtgggtgcaggggcccaaggaccttgggtcatactccactgctttcccaggccatagcagagagctggatcggtagaggagcagccagaactcaaaccagcgcccatatgggatgcgggcactgcaggcggcggttttacccactacaccacagtgctggtcccagcatTTATTTCTAAGCTCCTTAAGAGCACGAGCTgaattttattcacttttatgTCCTCATGGCCCAATAGGCTCTTTGTAAATGTTGATGTAATGACTCAGTCAATGTCTCTGGCCAGTTATTGAGCAGGTTCAACCAGACATTTGAAGATTACTGCAGCGGCTGTTTAAGAAGAAATGACTGGTTTGGAATTAAAGTTTGGTGTGTATTTGAGCAGTCGGGAGAACACAGCTGTGGGACCAATGCAACTTACACCAAAGCTACTTACCTCAAGGATTGTCtctcactacaccacagagctaaGAGATGGCACCTTAACCTGTGGACAAGGCAACAGGGCCTTTTTGGAAAACCTGAGAACCCAGCCTTGAACCCGATCCATTTTACTTCAATGACACATCTTTGTTATCAGAGAACATTTTAAACTGCTTGACTATAACATAAACTAACATatgattttgtaaaatatttatttgataaagtagagctacacagagggagaggcagagagaccttgtatccactggttcactatccaaatggccataactgccggggctgggccaagagtccaaagctccctccaggtctcccatgtgagtgcaggggtctagGCACTGGGCcatctccagtgctttcccaggtacattagcagggagttgggtaaggagtggagcagcctggactggaacctgcacccactttacccactacaccacaataccagccccataaACTAGTATATGATTATTTTATATGTAAGTTAGGATAATATGTTCATggatttttatatgtttaaaatacaaaACTCAATGTCACTTTAAAGATAACTACTGGTTAAACAGCATTCCTGGTGTAAAAATGCAGGCAGGAGTGAAATGTACAATAATAAATGGGATGGTGTATGTCTCACTGTTTTCAATTTAGTCACTTGTGACTTTATAATTTATCCTGCTGCTTTAACTTCTGAATTTTCATCTCTAAAGTTATCCATTTTAATACTCTGGAGATGTTAAATTTGATTATtgaatgtcttttaaaatatttttgtttatttgagaggtagagttgcagacagagagggagagacagagagagaggtcttccatctgctggttcactccctaaatggccgaaaaggccggagctgcaccgatccgaagccaggagccaggagcttcttccaggtctcccatgtgggtgcaggggcccaagcactggggcatcttccactgctttctcaggccacagcagagagctggatcagaagaggagcagctgggatgcaaactggtgcccatacggtatgccagtgccacaggcggaggcttagcctaccccaccacagcactgaccctgattATTAAACGTTTTAGTCTCATATAACCAAGTGGCTAAGGGTGGGCTTTAAAGCTGGACTTGTGAGGTCCTAATCCCAGCTCCCCAATTAATTACCCTCTTTCCCCCAATGCTCTCATGTGTAAAACAGGCATGTTACTCCTCTCTATTCCTGTGATGTTGGAATATTACCTAAGTTAGTATTCAGAAAAGAATAGCACATTGTCATTGATGTGTAAGGTCAGCAGGAATGTTAGAAAAAAGTGAACACATCTCTCTCTTATTTTCATGAATGTAGATAAAAATGAAAGGGGAAAATGCTGGCTCTATGCCCTCCTGGAAGCTTCCACCAGAACTGGAACCCTGCAGCCTCCAAGGCAAGAAAGCTGtgtgtgttcattcattcattcgaagGCCTGCCTCCTACTAAAACTGACCACCAatcaggcccagcccctgccctcaacacactttttttttttttttttacagaggacaAGCCTGAGGGCCAGAGAAgtgccttgcccaaggtcactcggCTAAATAGCACAGCACCTGGGCCTAGAGACCCGTCCTCCCAAAACGCTCCGCGAAGGCCACTGTTCCCGGGAGGCGGTCGCCCCCGACCCTCTGAAGCCCCGCTTGAAGGGACTCTTATCTACCTTTCAGGATCGTTCTTCAGACTACTCGTTGCCAACCCCCTCCCAAACCTGGAGTTTGCGTTTAAGAAAAGGCAACGGAGACCCCTAATAAAGTCACACACTGGGTATTTTGAAGCTCCACTTGAAAGAAAATGCAAGGTTAGTCGGTTCCTCCCCGCGTCCCCCCTTCCTGTGCCGGAGAATTTGAGGACATTAAAGAAGGCTGGTGGCTTCACTCGGGGTTTAAAGGGTGGAGGGCCCGCCCCCTGGTGCGGCAGCGAAGACAGATGCGGAGCCACCTGTCAGAGGGCTGTGGGCGGGGGCCAGGGCGGCGAGGGCCGCGGGACCCGGGCTGCACGTCCGCGAGCGCAGGCTCAGAGCAGACGCTCGCCGGCTGCAGGATGGGATAGTGTAGGACCCTGGGAAGGAAAGGGGGTCACGCAGGCGGGGCAGAGCCACGCGAGGTGCAGAGCCCTGGAGGTGACAGCAAGGAGAGGACGCAACGGCGAAGGGCCACCGAGGCGTCCGGGGCGGGCTGGCCCTGCGGGGCGGAGATGCCATGTCCCGCGAGCGGCCGCCCCGCACCGACATTCCCCGCAACCTGAGCTTCATTGCTGCGCTGACAGAGCGAGCCTATTACCGCAGTCAACGGCCCAGCCTCGAGGAGGAGCCCGTGGAAGAGCAGGGCGAGAGCGGGACGCGGCTCGGGGCCCGATCCCGCGCTCACGCTCCAAGCCGGGGCCGCCGGGCCCGTTCGGCGCCCGCCGGAGGAGGCGGGGTCCGGGTACCCCGCAGCTGTAGCCCCGACACCCGCAAGAGAGTGCGCTTTGCCGACgcgctggggctggagctggctgcagtgcgccgctTCCGCCCAGGAGAGCTGCCCCGGGTGCCCCGCCACGTGCAGGTCCAGCTGCAGAGGGACGCCCTCCGCCACTTCGCGCCGTGCCAGCCCCGCGCCCGCGGCCTCCAGGTAGGCGGCGAGGGCACGCCCCCTCTGCGGGACCTCCCCAGCCGGACGCTGCGGGGGCGTGGGAGTGGATTTGAACGGGAACACACACCTCCATCCCCAACcctgtgtgtgcgcgcgcgctcgTCTCTCGGGGGCCAGCGGAGCGGGAGTGGTTCTCGGCTGCTCTGTGGGCGGGGCCCCCGCAGCCGGTAGGGACGCCGGGGCCGGCCTCTGATTGGCGCACGCTCGCCGTAACCccgccccttctctctcctccctctgtccccaggaGGCGCGCGCGGCCCTGGATCCGGCCAGCGAGCCCGGCTTCGCCGCCCGCTTGCAGGCGCAACGCATCTGCCTGGAACGCGCCGAGGCGGGCCCGCTGGGCGTGGCCGGGAGCGCGCGCGTGCTGGACCTGGCCTACGAGAAGCGCGTGAGCGTGCGCTGGAGCGCCGACGGCTGGCGGAGCCAACGGGAGGCGCCCGCCGCCTacgccggcccggccccgcccccgccgcgcgcGGACCGCTTCGCCTTCCGGCTCCCCGCGCCGCCCATTGGGGGCGCCCTGCTCTTCGCCCTGCGCTACCGAGTCACGGGTCTCGAGTTCTGGGACAACAACGGCGGCCGGGACTATGCTTTGCGGGGGCCTGAGCACCCGGGAAGTGGCGGAACCCCAGAGCCTCAGGGCTGGATCCACTTTATCTGATAGCGACAAGGAGCCTGCGGCCGACGGCAGAGAAAACCTAAGGCACCTGGGGGcgggagagacccagattggcGGGGAGCGGTCCGGGAGAGCCAAGTGGGCCAGGGCGGAGGGGCGGGTTGGGTGGGAAGCGCTGCTGCAAGTGAGACGGAAGAAACCCAAGGCATGGGAGAAAAGGCCCCGCAGCGATTAGGAAAAAAGCAACAGAACGGGGGCGATGGTGGCGTTCTGTTCCGTGGGTGGGCACCGGCAGAGTGACCAAGCCCGGGAGGCCCAGGCAGTCAGAGGGTAGGGACCTTCCTTGCAACGGAGGAGGTATTTGGTGCGAGGTCGCCCACCCAGGACGAAGTCATCTGGGTTGCCCACTCGCTCCCTTTActgctgctgcccccccccccccctccaagGTCCCTCAGTGCTGCCCGTCCTAGCTTTAACTCCGCCAGAATTGCCTTGCTTAGTCCCGGGAAATTGGCCATTGCTTCCCCGTCTCTGCCATTGTGACAGGATTTCCTTGTCACCCCTGCCAGTCTCCACGGCTGGCTGGGGAGCGATGACAAGTGGTTGTCAGAGCTCCTTCGGCCTCCAGGCAGCTTTGAGGATTACAATGGAGACAAAAGCAACACCAAGCCCAATGATGAGGCGCCTAAGGAGCTGGTACACTCAGGGGCTTCCAGAAAAATGCCAGCATAACCTTTCTGGGTGCCTTCTCTTCGCCTCTAAGCACTTTACAGACCGTGCCTAGGGAATCACTGTTCTGGCTTATTCTTTGTGCCTCAGAAGAAAAGGAAGTCACTGACTAGCCTATAACTTTGGGACCGTTGCTTCCCACTTTTGGGCTCCACTTTCCTCTCTGGGAAATTGGGTTCGGGTTAAGTCATCTCCTTAAGGTTCCTCCTTGTTTGACATCTTAGTGATCCGTGCATGACAGAGGGTAGGCCGGAAGCCACATTCTGCAGCCTAGTGCTTCAGGTCAGAACACACAGCACCTCAGGCATCTCGTTGAAGCTAAGGATGGGCCTGGCAGTCTGTAGCAGAGCCCAGGAGGCATCCCATAGCCAGCCTGCAGCCTCGTGGGACCAGAGCTCTTCCCAGCCTCCGCTCATCTTCTGCCCCTTGCtttttgctcttgctctcacaGACTTGCAGCCGGGGTGCACTGAGACTTTCCAGGAGGTGCAGCTATGTTGGGGAAAATGATGCTTGGGAGCTCCAAAGATGAAAGGAAACAGTGTTGGGGCCTCTCTTAAGGACAAAAAATTATGGTTGTATAAGGAATGGAAATCATCAAATCAAGAATCAGAGCAACTTGAAAATTCAGTGGCACCAGAAGATGGCAGTCTGCTCCACACTCCCCACCAAGGGAATGGGAAAGCTGtgttgtttttgctgtttctttttttgtttgtttgttttaaatccaTTCCCATCCATGCCTTAATTCTCTCCTCCTGGTTAACCTTAACAGGGGAGTCCTTCATTTGCTGGTTGctggttttcctttctcttacTCTCTTCTTAACCTCTACTTTTGTCCACCTTGCATTGTTCTACCTTgccatcacttttttttcttttaacaaaaatgGTATTTCCTGTTTACCTTCGTTTTCTTTATTTCCGTTTGCCTGCTCTTCATCCTTGTTGATCTCTGCTATTCCTTCTCCCTCCAGAAGGGGTGGGGAACCTACTTCCTTTTCTCCGAGACCATGGTTGAGCCACCTTCCTTCCTCAGGCTCCTTCTTGCCGGTCTTCTagaagggagaagagggaagagaagcaGTTGCTGATGCTAGTGATGAACAAGGAATGCCCAGGTAACCAGCTCCCCACACCCCTTTGTTGctgatttctcaaaggaaaatttCTGGGTCCCCTGTTCCTCATCACTAAGGGGAAGCATGCCCACATGGCCACACGTGCGTTCACAGTCGAGTGTGGGGCTTGTTACCAGGCCCTTCCTGTCCACAGTCTTCACCCTTCAAAGAAAGATGGCCGAAAGAGAGGACCCCCTGGGCCATTCCTAGAATAAA includes:
- the PPP1R3E gene encoding protein phosphatase 1 regulatory subunit 3E; translated protein: MSRERPPRTDIPRNLSFIAALTERAYYRSQRPSLEEEPVEEQGESGTRLGARSRAHAPSRGRRARSAPAGGGGVRVPRSCSPDTRKRVRFADALGLELAAVRRFRPGELPRVPRHVQVQLQRDALRHFAPCQPRARGLQEARAALDPASEPGFAARLQAQRICLERAEAGPLGVAGSARVLDLAYEKRVSVRWSADGWRSQREAPAAYAGPAPPPPRADRFAFRLPAPPIGGALLFALRYRVTGLEFWDNNGGRDYALRGPEHPGSGGTPEPQGWIHFI